The Chryseobacterium sp. 52 genome includes a region encoding these proteins:
- a CDS encoding pyridoxal phosphate-dependent aminotransferase has product MFTNKDINFEALKRKAYNGRWATLEEGIIPLTAADPDFRMSSEIEQGIIEYIKDGYLSYGPFSGIPEFKKSVAEHFNTEKNGNFTPDNVLAVNSAAQGMFLIAKYVLKPEDEAIILDPVDFLFKKSVDAVGGVVRLCPVDINGNIDFEKLVSLINPKTKLISICNPHNPLGKVYSKEVLIKVSEIAAAHDLWVMSDEIWSDIIYDNKEFNTYSSVSDAAKKKSFTVYGFSKTFGIAGLRIGAVLCNDQEVLDDFTEKSNFNSTIEGVSTLSQIAASVAIEKAKPWFKEFLNHLQNNRNLAYKTLSNSQILAPNLPEATFVLFPKIKNNMNSEEFTRHVLQHGKVAVVPGSERWFGKGAEGHIRICFSTSQEILEEGLDRIIKSF; this is encoded by the coding sequence ATGTTTACAAATAAAGATATTAATTTCGAAGCCCTTAAAAGAAAAGCCTATAATGGCAGATGGGCAACTTTAGAAGAAGGAATTATCCCTTTAACCGCGGCTGACCCGGATTTCAGAATGTCTTCAGAAATAGAGCAGGGAATCATTGAATACATAAAAGACGGATATTTAAGCTATGGCCCGTTTTCAGGAATTCCGGAATTCAAAAAAAGTGTAGCTGAGCATTTTAATACCGAAAAAAACGGAAATTTCACTCCGGATAATGTACTTGCTGTCAACAGTGCAGCCCAGGGAATGTTCCTGATTGCGAAATATGTTTTAAAACCTGAAGATGAAGCCATTATTTTAGATCCTGTTGATTTTCTGTTTAAAAAATCTGTAGATGCAGTGGGCGGAGTGGTAAGACTTTGTCCTGTTGATATCAATGGAAATATCGATTTTGAAAAATTGGTTTCGCTTATTAATCCAAAAACAAAACTGATCAGTATCTGTAATCCTCATAATCCGCTTGGTAAAGTGTATTCCAAAGAGGTTTTAATAAAGGTTTCCGAGATTGCGGCAGCTCATGATTTATGGGTGATGAGCGACGAAATCTGGAGCGATATTATCTACGACAATAAAGAATTCAACACGTACTCCTCTGTCTCTGATGCGGCAAAAAAGAAAAGCTTTACCGTGTATGGTTTTTCAAAAACTTTTGGAATTGCAGGGTTGAGAATCGGAGCTGTTTTATGCAATGATCAGGAAGTTCTGGACGATTTCACTGAAAAATCAAACTTTAATTCAACCATTGAAGGAGTTTCCACTTTGTCACAAATTGCAGCAAGTGTTGCCATTGAAAAGGCAAAGCCGTGGTTCAAAGAATTTCTGAATCATTTGCAGAATAATAGGAATTTAGCCTACAAAACCCTTAGTAACTCTCAAATTCTGGCCCCTAATCTACCGGAAGCCACTTTCGTGCTCTTCCCGAAGATCAAAAATAATATGAACAGTGAAGAATTCACCCGCCATGTCTTACAGCATGGAAAAGTAGCTGTGGTTCCCGGTTCTGAAAGATGGTTTGGAAAAGGAGCGGAAGGACATATCAGGATTTGTTTCTCTACTTCGCAGGAAATTCTGGAAGAAGGCCTTGATCGTATTATTAAAAGTTTTTAA